In one Dermacentor albipictus isolate Rhodes 1998 colony chromosome 4, USDA_Dalb.pri_finalv2, whole genome shotgun sequence genomic region, the following are encoded:
- the LOC139059674 gene encoding venom serine carboxypeptidase-like isoform X2 has protein sequence MRIIYLLISCVGLLLVPGIHADDGPPKENVAATLAAAEDCSVGETLYLTPLIEAGRLDEAKFLSKVGRIGADHEVPSFAGYITVNPQFNSNLFFWFVPAMTNPEYAPVLLWLQGGPGSSSMMGLFVEHGPYRLSKDGEEVKFRKQTWARRYSMLYVDQPVGTGYSFTDCQSGYARDMTDVGRDMLEFLQQFFTLLGELAQNEFYITGESYAGKYVPTIGALLHQNADTMRARINFRGIAIGNGFTDPINMLGYGELLYGFGLIDRISADYMTRVANQAADCIRAGLMRDAVVLMDRLFFSLTHEHSFYENVTGMHYYYNLLYDTAPSDNFVYKKFVQRPELRRALHVGHQTFHTSRHVVASNFVDDLLRSARPQFNVVVEGGYKVLVYNGQLDMAMAPTQTENFLSQVAWSHAARWNREPRTVWRSGDGRHVYGYKKTVENLSFVVVRNAGHLVPFDQPRVSYELITAFIENKCPFAA, from the exons GCCGCCGAAAGAAAACGTTGCTGCGACACTAGCTGCGGCTGAAGATTGCAGCGTAG GTGAGACGCTGTACCTGACGCCGCTCATTGAGGCAGGGAGGCTGGATGAGGCCAAGTTCCTTAGCAAGGTTGGTCGCATCGGAGCAGATCATGAAGTGCCCAGCTTTGCCGGATACATCACTGTCAATCCACAGTTCAACAGTAACCTGTTCTTCTGGTTTGTGCCCGCGATG ACTAACCCTGAGTACGCTCCGGTGCTGCTGTGGCTACAAGGTGGACCCGGATCGTCTTCAATGATGGGTCTCTTCGTCGAGCACGGGCCGTACCGCTTGTCGAAAGACGGCGAGGAGGTCAAGTTCCGCAAGCAGACGTGGGCCCGTCGCTACTCCATGTTGTACGTGGACCAGCCAGTCGGGACGGGTTACAGCTTCACCGACTGCCAAAGCGGCTACGCTCGCGACATGACCGACGTGGGCCGTGACATGCTCGAGTTTCTCCAGCAGTTCTTCACGCTATTGGGAGAGCTTGCTCAGAACGAGTTCTACATCACCGGAGAGTCATACGCCG GCAAGTACGTGCCGACCATCGGCGCTCTGCTGCACCAGAACGCCGACACAATGCGGGCCAGGATAAACTTTCGAGGTATCGCCATCGGCAACGGCTTCACGGACCCCATAAACATGCTGGGTTACGGTGAGCTTCTCTATGGCTTCGGACTCATTGATCGTATCTCCGCCGACTACATGACGCGCGTCGCCAACCAGGCGGCCGACTGCATCCGCGCCGGCCTCATGCGAGACGCCGTGGTGCTGATGGACAGACTGTTCTTCAGCCTGACTCACGAACACTCATTTTACGAGAACGTCACCGGCATGCACTACTATTACAACTTGCTCTACGACACTGCACCTAGCGACAACTTCGTGTACAAGAAATTCGTGCAGAGACCGGAGCTCCGACGCGCCCTACACGTGGGACACCAAACGTTTCACACGTCGCGCCACGTCGTGGCTTCTAACTTCGTGGATGACCTACTGCGTTCGGCCAGGCCGCAGTTCAACGTGGTTGTGGAGGGCGGCTACAAGGTTCTCGTGTACAACGGTCAACTGGATATGGCCATGGCCCCCACCCAGACGGAGAACTTCCTCTCTCAAGTGGCCTGGTCGCACGCCGCCCGCTGGAACCGCGAGCCCCGGACGGTGTGGCGCAGTGGCGACGGCCGCCACGTGTACGGCTACAAGAAGACCGTCGAGAACCTCAGCTTCGTGGTGGTGCGAAACGCTGGTCACCTCGTGCCTTTCGACCAACCGAGGGTCTCGTACGAACTGATAACGGCGTTTATAGAAAACAAGTGTCCTTTTGCAGCCTAG
- the LOC139059674 gene encoding venom serine carboxypeptidase-like isoform X1, with amino-acid sequence MQLAVELLFLVHVIPLFGLQVRGSFRPPKENVAATLAAAEDCSVGETLYLTPLIEAGRLDEAKFLSKVGRIGADHEVPSFAGYITVNPQFNSNLFFWFVPAMTNPEYAPVLLWLQGGPGSSSMMGLFVEHGPYRLSKDGEEVKFRKQTWARRYSMLYVDQPVGTGYSFTDCQSGYARDMTDVGRDMLEFLQQFFTLLGELAQNEFYITGESYAGKYVPTIGALLHQNADTMRARINFRGIAIGNGFTDPINMLGYGELLYGFGLIDRISADYMTRVANQAADCIRAGLMRDAVVLMDRLFFSLTHEHSFYENVTGMHYYYNLLYDTAPSDNFVYKKFVQRPELRRALHVGHQTFHTSRHVVASNFVDDLLRSARPQFNVVVEGGYKVLVYNGQLDMAMAPTQTENFLSQVAWSHAARWNREPRTVWRSGDGRHVYGYKKTVENLSFVVVRNAGHLVPFDQPRVSYELITAFIENKCPFAA; translated from the exons GCCGCCGAAAGAAAACGTTGCTGCGACACTAGCTGCGGCTGAAGATTGCAGCGTAG GTGAGACGCTGTACCTGACGCCGCTCATTGAGGCAGGGAGGCTGGATGAGGCCAAGTTCCTTAGCAAGGTTGGTCGCATCGGAGCAGATCATGAAGTGCCCAGCTTTGCCGGATACATCACTGTCAATCCACAGTTCAACAGTAACCTGTTCTTCTGGTTTGTGCCCGCGATG ACTAACCCTGAGTACGCTCCGGTGCTGCTGTGGCTACAAGGTGGACCCGGATCGTCTTCAATGATGGGTCTCTTCGTCGAGCACGGGCCGTACCGCTTGTCGAAAGACGGCGAGGAGGTCAAGTTCCGCAAGCAGACGTGGGCCCGTCGCTACTCCATGTTGTACGTGGACCAGCCAGTCGGGACGGGTTACAGCTTCACCGACTGCCAAAGCGGCTACGCTCGCGACATGACCGACGTGGGCCGTGACATGCTCGAGTTTCTCCAGCAGTTCTTCACGCTATTGGGAGAGCTTGCTCAGAACGAGTTCTACATCACCGGAGAGTCATACGCCG GCAAGTACGTGCCGACCATCGGCGCTCTGCTGCACCAGAACGCCGACACAATGCGGGCCAGGATAAACTTTCGAGGTATCGCCATCGGCAACGGCTTCACGGACCCCATAAACATGCTGGGTTACGGTGAGCTTCTCTATGGCTTCGGACTCATTGATCGTATCTCCGCCGACTACATGACGCGCGTCGCCAACCAGGCGGCCGACTGCATCCGCGCCGGCCTCATGCGAGACGCCGTGGTGCTGATGGACAGACTGTTCTTCAGCCTGACTCACGAACACTCATTTTACGAGAACGTCACCGGCATGCACTACTATTACAACTTGCTCTACGACACTGCACCTAGCGACAACTTCGTGTACAAGAAATTCGTGCAGAGACCGGAGCTCCGACGCGCCCTACACGTGGGACACCAAACGTTTCACACGTCGCGCCACGTCGTGGCTTCTAACTTCGTGGATGACCTACTGCGTTCGGCCAGGCCGCAGTTCAACGTGGTTGTGGAGGGCGGCTACAAGGTTCTCGTGTACAACGGTCAACTGGATATGGCCATGGCCCCCACCCAGACGGAGAACTTCCTCTCTCAAGTGGCCTGGTCGCACGCCGCCCGCTGGAACCGCGAGCCCCGGACGGTGTGGCGCAGTGGCGACGGCCGCCACGTGTACGGCTACAAGAAGACCGTCGAGAACCTCAGCTTCGTGGTGGTGCGAAACGCTGGTCACCTCGTGCCTTTCGACCAACCGAGGGTCTCGTACGAACTGATAACGGCGTTTATAGAAAACAAGTGTCCTTTTGCAGCCTAG
- the LOC139059674 gene encoding venom serine carboxypeptidase-like isoform X3, with protein sequence MRIIYLLISCVGLLLVPGIHADDGFAAGETLYLTPLIEAGRLDEAKFLSKVGRIGADHEVPSFAGYITVNPQFNSNLFFWFVPAMTNPEYAPVLLWLQGGPGSSSMMGLFVEHGPYRLSKDGEEVKFRKQTWARRYSMLYVDQPVGTGYSFTDCQSGYARDMTDVGRDMLEFLQQFFTLLGELAQNEFYITGESYAGKYVPTIGALLHQNADTMRARINFRGIAIGNGFTDPINMLGYGELLYGFGLIDRISADYMTRVANQAADCIRAGLMRDAVVLMDRLFFSLTHEHSFYENVTGMHYYYNLLYDTAPSDNFVYKKFVQRPELRRALHVGHQTFHTSRHVVASNFVDDLLRSARPQFNVVVEGGYKVLVYNGQLDMAMAPTQTENFLSQVAWSHAARWNREPRTVWRSGDGRHVYGYKKTVENLSFVVVRNAGHLVPFDQPRVSYELITAFIENKCPFAA encoded by the exons CTTTGCTGCAGGTGAGACGCTGTACCTGACGCCGCTCATTGAGGCAGGGAGGCTGGATGAGGCCAAGTTCCTTAGCAAGGTTGGTCGCATCGGAGCAGATCATGAAGTGCCCAGCTTTGCCGGATACATCACTGTCAATCCACAGTTCAACAGTAACCTGTTCTTCTGGTTTGTGCCCGCGATG ACTAACCCTGAGTACGCTCCGGTGCTGCTGTGGCTACAAGGTGGACCCGGATCGTCTTCAATGATGGGTCTCTTCGTCGAGCACGGGCCGTACCGCTTGTCGAAAGACGGCGAGGAGGTCAAGTTCCGCAAGCAGACGTGGGCCCGTCGCTACTCCATGTTGTACGTGGACCAGCCAGTCGGGACGGGTTACAGCTTCACCGACTGCCAAAGCGGCTACGCTCGCGACATGACCGACGTGGGCCGTGACATGCTCGAGTTTCTCCAGCAGTTCTTCACGCTATTGGGAGAGCTTGCTCAGAACGAGTTCTACATCACCGGAGAGTCATACGCCG GCAAGTACGTGCCGACCATCGGCGCTCTGCTGCACCAGAACGCCGACACAATGCGGGCCAGGATAAACTTTCGAGGTATCGCCATCGGCAACGGCTTCACGGACCCCATAAACATGCTGGGTTACGGTGAGCTTCTCTATGGCTTCGGACTCATTGATCGTATCTCCGCCGACTACATGACGCGCGTCGCCAACCAGGCGGCCGACTGCATCCGCGCCGGCCTCATGCGAGACGCCGTGGTGCTGATGGACAGACTGTTCTTCAGCCTGACTCACGAACACTCATTTTACGAGAACGTCACCGGCATGCACTACTATTACAACTTGCTCTACGACACTGCACCTAGCGACAACTTCGTGTACAAGAAATTCGTGCAGAGACCGGAGCTCCGACGCGCCCTACACGTGGGACACCAAACGTTTCACACGTCGCGCCACGTCGTGGCTTCTAACTTCGTGGATGACCTACTGCGTTCGGCCAGGCCGCAGTTCAACGTGGTTGTGGAGGGCGGCTACAAGGTTCTCGTGTACAACGGTCAACTGGATATGGCCATGGCCCCCACCCAGACGGAGAACTTCCTCTCTCAAGTGGCCTGGTCGCACGCCGCCCGCTGGAACCGCGAGCCCCGGACGGTGTGGCGCAGTGGCGACGGCCGCCACGTGTACGGCTACAAGAAGACCGTCGAGAACCTCAGCTTCGTGGTGGTGCGAAACGCTGGTCACCTCGTGCCTTTCGACCAACCGAGGGTCTCGTACGAACTGATAACGGCGTTTATAGAAAACAAGTGTCCTTTTGCAGCCTAG